In Pelosinus sp. UFO1, one genomic interval encodes:
- the radA gene encoding DNA repair protein RadA, with the protein MSKTKIHFVCQECGADSPKWLGRCPGCEAWNSMVEETLGKAEGKNRHSTSSGAKPRPITEVDNFPVPRLATGVGEFDRVLGGGIVPGALILIGGDPGIGKSTMLLQVACSVSQTYGTVLYVSGEESAAQTKMRAERLNKLSDKLLIMTETNLDDIAVAANRLKPALMIIDSIQTMYSPEIPSAPGSVGQVRESTGKLLRLAKESGIPIAIIGHVTKEGNIAGPRILEHMVDVVLYFEGEKSYAFRVLRAIKNRFGSTHESGIFSMEEEGLMEVKNPSGLLLSERAESAPGSVVLACMEGVRPLLIEIQALVSTTCFGMPRRMAAGFDYNRLILLMAVLEKRVGLTLANQDAYVNAVGGIRITEPAADLAVILAVASSFRNVSLDARTVVMGEVGLTGEVRMVSRVDVRISEAATMGFKRFVIPAGNMTGLKIRQQGLKIVGVSNVLEAMEAVFV; encoded by the coding sequence TTGTCTAAAACTAAAATTCATTTTGTCTGCCAAGAGTGCGGTGCTGATTCGCCAAAATGGCTCGGGCGGTGTCCAGGTTGTGAGGCTTGGAATAGCATGGTTGAAGAAACATTAGGTAAGGCAGAAGGGAAAAATCGCCATAGTACCAGCAGTGGTGCAAAACCGCGTCCAATTACGGAAGTGGATAACTTTCCAGTACCAAGGTTAGCAACTGGTGTAGGAGAGTTTGATCGGGTGTTAGGCGGCGGTATTGTACCAGGTGCTCTTATTTTAATTGGTGGTGACCCTGGTATTGGTAAATCTACTATGCTCTTACAAGTGGCTTGCAGTGTAAGTCAGACATATGGAACGGTATTATATGTCTCTGGTGAAGAATCGGCAGCACAAACGAAAATGCGAGCTGAGCGGCTTAATAAATTAAGTGATAAATTATTGATTATGACGGAAACCAATCTGGACGATATCGCAGTAGCTGCAAATCGTCTTAAGCCTGCATTGATGATTATTGATTCGATTCAAACGATGTATAGTCCAGAAATTCCCTCCGCTCCAGGTAGTGTAGGCCAGGTTCGTGAATCCACTGGAAAACTTTTACGTTTAGCAAAAGAAAGTGGAATTCCGATTGCGATAATTGGGCATGTGACAAAAGAAGGAAACATTGCCGGTCCGAGAATTTTAGAGCATATGGTGGATGTGGTTCTATATTTTGAAGGTGAAAAAAGTTATGCTTTCCGTGTCTTGAGAGCGATAAAAAACCGCTTTGGTTCTACCCATGAGAGTGGCATTTTTTCCATGGAGGAAGAAGGTTTAATGGAGGTAAAAAATCCCTCAGGGTTACTGTTGTCTGAAAGAGCAGAAAGTGCACCAGGATCAGTAGTTCTTGCTTGTATGGAGGGAGTTAGACCCTTACTCATTGAGATTCAAGCCTTGGTTAGCACGACTTGTTTTGGTATGCCTAGACGTATGGCGGCTGGTTTTGATTACAATCGACTAATTCTTCTAATGGCGGTATTAGAAAAGAGGGTAGGCTTAACTTTAGCCAACCAAGATGCCTATGTAAACGCAGTAGGAGGTATTCGTATTACTGAACCTGCAGCAGATTTAGCCGTCATCTTAGCTGTTGCTTCTAGTTTTCGCAACGTTTCACTTGATGCGAGAACTGTTGTTATGGGAGAGGTTGGTTTGACTGGTGAGGTACGTATGGTATCGAGGGTAGATGTACGTATCAGTGAAGCAGCTACCATGGGTTTTAAACGGTTTGTTATTCCTGCTGGGAATATGACTGGGCTTAAAATACGCCAGCAAGGACTTAAAATAGTCGGAGTGAGTAATGTACTAGAAGCAATGGAGGCAGTGTTTGTATGA
- the disA gene encoding DNA integrity scanning diadenylate cyclase DisA yields the protein MTKNREDKLWDAKFIKTIKKLVPGTPLREGLENILRAKMGVLVLVGNNQPLMDVVDGGFSLNCEYTPAGFYELGKMDGALILSSDLKHILYANAQLVPDSKIPTTETGTRHRTAERVARQTGGLVIAISQRRNLITMYLGNLRYTLKDITVSLSRANQALQTLEKYRKVLVRSLTNLSALEFEDFVTLLDVAEIVIRVEHVNRIAREVERHIIELGSEGRLVNMQMEELLSEQDDMELLLKDYCNGAQNFQQVREQLAALPEESLEPYTICRILGYGTTPNTLDIPVVPRGYRVLSRIPRLPMSIVDNLVTHFRTLHCIYNATTTELDDVEGIGEVRAKTIKDGLKRVREQALLDRHV from the coding sequence ATGACGAAGAACCGAGAAGATAAATTATGGGACGCAAAATTTATTAAAACAATTAAGAAATTAGTACCTGGGACACCCTTACGAGAAGGTTTGGAAAATATTTTGCGGGCGAAGATGGGCGTCTTAGTGCTGGTAGGTAATAATCAGCCTTTAATGGATGTGGTAGATGGTGGATTCTCCTTAAATTGTGAGTACACTCCTGCGGGATTTTATGAATTAGGGAAAATGGACGGTGCTTTGATTTTGTCTTCGGACCTAAAACATATCCTATATGCCAATGCTCAATTAGTTCCTGATTCCAAAATTCCTACAACGGAAACAGGTACAAGACATCGTACGGCAGAAAGGGTAGCAAGGCAAACCGGAGGACTTGTAATTGCAATTTCACAAAGACGTAATCTGATTACCATGTATCTTGGTAACTTAAGGTATACTCTTAAAGATATTACAGTAAGTTTAAGCAGGGCCAACCAAGCGTTACAAACTTTGGAAAAGTATCGTAAGGTTTTAGTCAGGAGTTTAACGAACCTAAGTGCCTTAGAGTTCGAAGATTTTGTTACATTATTGGACGTGGCTGAGATTGTTATTCGTGTTGAACATGTGAACCGGATTGCTAGAGAAGTTGAGCGTCATATAATAGAATTAGGCAGTGAAGGCCGCTTGGTCAATATGCAAATGGAAGAATTATTATCTGAACAAGACGATATGGAACTGTTGCTTAAAGACTATTGTAATGGGGCTCAGAATTTTCAGCAGGTTCGTGAACAGTTAGCTGCATTGCCAGAGGAAAGTTTAGAACCTTATACTATATGCCGTATATTAGGTTACGGAACGACCCCGAATACGCTAGATATACCTGTAGTACCTCGAGGTTATCGGGTTTTGAGCCGCATACCTCGGTTACCTATGTCTATTGTAGATAATTTAGTAACCCATTTTCGGACCTTACATTGTATTTATAATGCAACTACTACCGAACTTGACGATGTAGAGGGGATTGGTGAAGTTCGGGCAAAAACAATAAAGGAC